The following are encoded together in the Thalassomonas haliotis genome:
- a CDS encoding shikimate dehydrogenase family protein, translating into MSTRMIIAETSVSHFLADEKSRQLALSHCDLVHFTDGLVSEEDVRRVSGLLRARQGQARVKLSMSLRAKEELTCAHDQLSLFALQSHIIKVMDKVDYFELDAEYDLQTPLLNLIPAEKRIITRRISTLANYPDTGIAARQTQGYRTLAQHYRTDSDFERFLYRIICPEGLTALEFLHYNDDPQVTAYDEAEAGLWSRVCAFYKGAQVIFADLQQTSLLSLKAMEKNYRLSSLPGDINGVYGILGDAIKQSLSPLTHNAGLRALEYPAIYLHFSINSQKTLDNYISRLAAINLPLRGLTVTAPLKGNISQNYPASRELVKRTCSANILKVDNDQIQVDTTDDVGLTLLLEQHNIHISGKRVAILGCGCSGRIAAQTLHEQGAEVTLFNRGLQRAALAHKLLNLRCLSLEDLQLDAFDVLVNTIPYACDSDITFDLDCLREEMIYIDFVYNQFPNGLLRRANDKGLKVIDGLMMLRSQLLSQFYRLTGHLLPPEACQVLDSLISDKKSGGIRPQERGDALLNKQRDDSQLAGSEKTYREIC; encoded by the coding sequence ATGTCAACAAGGATGATTATCGCTGAAACCTCTGTCTCGCATTTTTTAGCGGATGAAAAATCCCGCCAGCTGGCCTTATCTCACTGCGATCTCGTTCATTTTACCGATGGCCTGGTCAGCGAAGAAGATGTTCGCCGGGTAAGTGGTTTGCTCAGGGCCAGACAAGGGCAAGCCCGGGTGAAACTTTCCATGTCTTTGCGGGCAAAAGAAGAGCTCACCTGTGCCCATGATCAGCTGTCTTTATTTGCCCTGCAAAGCCATATTATCAAGGTGATGGATAAAGTTGATTATTTCGAACTTGATGCCGAATATGATCTGCAGACTCCGTTGTTGAATTTAATTCCGGCGGAAAAACGCATTATCACCCGCAGAATATCGACGCTTGCCAACTACCCGGATACCGGTATAGCCGCGCGTCAGACCCAAGGTTATAGAACCCTTGCACAGCATTACCGAACGGACAGTGACTTTGAACGCTTTCTCTATCGCATTATTTGCCCCGAAGGCTTAACAGCGCTGGAATTTTTGCATTATAACGATGATCCTCAGGTAACCGCATATGATGAAGCCGAAGCGGGCTTGTGGAGTCGAGTGTGTGCCTTTTATAAAGGCGCCCAGGTTATTTTTGCCGACTTGCAGCAAACCTCTTTGTTATCCCTAAAAGCGATGGAGAAAAATTATCGCCTGAGTAGCTTACCCGGGGATATTAACGGGGTTTACGGCATACTGGGTGATGCCATCAAGCAGTCTCTTTCTCCTTTGACCCATAATGCCGGCTTGAGGGCGTTGGAATATCCGGCAATTTATTTGCACTTTAGCATTAACAGCCAGAAGACTTTAGATAATTATATTTCACGCCTGGCTGCCATTAATTTACCTTTGCGTGGTTTAACGGTTACGGCCCCTCTTAAAGGCAATATCAGCCAGAATTATCCCGCCAGCAGGGAGCTGGTCAAACGAACCTGCTCAGCCAATATTTTAAAAGTCGATAACGACCAAATCCAGGTGGATACTACAGATGATGTCGGCCTGACATTATTGTTGGAGCAGCACAATATTCATATATCAGGCAAACGGGTGGCTATATTGGGCTGTGGCTGCTCCGGACGTATTGCCGCACAAACCCTGCATGAGCAAGGGGCTGAGGTGACTTTATTTAACCGCGGGCTGCAAAGGGCTGCCCTGGCGCATAAATTACTTAACTTACGCTGCCTGTCGCTGGAAGATTTACAACTTGATGCCTTTGATGTGCTGGTAAATACCATTCCTTATGCGTGCGACTCAGATATTACTTTTGATCTTGACTGTCTCCGGGAGGAAATGATCTATATTGACTTTGTCTATAATCAGTTCCCAAATGGCTTATTGCGCCGGGCAAACGATAAGGGCTTGAAGGTTATTGACGGCCTGATGATGCTAAGAAGCCAACTGCTGTCGCAATTTTATCGTTTAACCGGGCATTTACTGCCTCCCGAGGCCTGTCAGGTACTGGATTCGTTGATCTCAGATAAGAAGTCCGGAGGCATAAGGCCACAGGAGCGGGGTGATGCTTTGCTAAACAAACAAAGGGATGATAGCCAGCTAGCCGGTTCGGAGAAGACCTACCGGGAAATCTGTTGA
- a CDS encoding acyl-CoA dehydrogenase family protein — MKTELKATTKAADAGVMITALESLSQEVFSQRAQDYDLQAKFPAENFTDLFHINALAAPVAPCFGGLGFAPEYGNVHALWQMTRAIAKADLSFARCWEGHNNALMLIDKLAKTEQKQRWFSQVIQKGHRWAAWSGEPQTKLPHQQYAIGTKVEKRDSGYVLNGNKVFATSAVGANRAILLVSLAGPGGAREIGDGENNLLMLACDLSDPSISFDGDWWDPIGMRSTVSYKVNFDNTFIPAKDCIGAVGEFLTQDMQSRFTPHYGISFLGALDAAYEYTLNIVKAQQRQQDPYVQQHIARVKLNIDTLSLWMDQVASSLDHQHFDNAREQGCQFRYLAEQLAQEGLALCIKICGARALNKPSVLERIYRDLSIYVLHDNADHVLATIGRRTLGLKVDNAFFKLKA; from the coding sequence ATGAAAACCGAATTAAAAGCAACAACAAAAGCGGCCGATGCCGGTGTGATGATCACCGCACTTGAATCCCTGTCTCAGGAAGTGTTTAGCCAAAGGGCCCAGGATTACGATCTTCAGGCCAAATTTCCGGCAGAGAACTTTACCGATCTTTTTCATATCAATGCCCTGGCGGCCCCGGTTGCCCCATGTTTCGGCGGTCTCGGCTTTGCCCCTGAATATGGCAATGTTCATGCCTTATGGCAAATGACCCGGGCCATTGCCAAAGCCGACTTATCTTTTGCCCGTTGCTGGGAAGGCCACAATAATGCCCTGATGCTGATCGATAAATTGGCCAAGACAGAGCAAAAACAACGTTGGTTTAGTCAGGTGATACAAAAAGGCCATCGCTGGGCCGCCTGGAGCGGCGAGCCGCAAACGAAATTACCCCACCAGCAATACGCCATAGGCACTAAGGTGGAAAAACGGGACTCGGGTTATGTGCTCAACGGCAACAAGGTTTTTGCCACCAGTGCCGTGGGAGCCAACCGGGCGATTTTACTGGTGAGCCTGGCGGGGCCGGGAGGCGCCAGGGAGATCGGCGACGGAGAAAACAACCTGCTGATGCTGGCCTGTGACTTATCCGACCCCAGCATCAGTTTTGACGGCGACTGGTGGGATCCTATCGGCATGCGCTCTACCGTTTCTTACAAGGTTAATTTTGATAATACTTTTATCCCGGCAAAAGATTGCATCGGTGCGGTCGGTGAATTTCTGACCCAGGATATGCAAAGCCGTTTTACTCCCCATTACGGGATCAGTTTTCTCGGCGCCTTGGATGCGGCCTATGAGTATACCCTTAACATAGTCAAGGCCCAGCAAAGACAGCAAGACCCTTATGTGCAGCAGCATATTGCCCGGGTGAAACTCAACATAGATACTTTAAGCCTGTGGATGGATCAGGTGGCATCGAGTTTAGATCATCAGCATTTTGATAACGCCCGCGAGCAGGGCTGTCAATTTCGTTACCTGGCAGAGCAACTGGCGCAGGAAGGCCTGGCCTTATGTATCAAAATATGCGGTGCCCGCGCCCTGAATAAACCCAGTGTGCTTGAGCGTATCTACCGGGATCTGAGCATTTATGTTTTACATGACAATGCCGATCATGTTCTGGCCACCATAGGCAGGAGGACATTGGGACTAAAGGTCGATAATGCCTTTTTTAAATTAAAAGCCTGA
- a CDS encoding LLM class flavin-dependent oxidoreductase, producing the protein MPKHAKNSSGQQGIKIHWRLCQGGEQQGKSYKDSGCGLQRTRYAMGQEQNGQVDFARQLAFACAAEESGIDSLLVDFNLKKPDPTLLALALGMQTQKIKFIVACRSGLMAPGYFVQQLNTLSQLMPGRFSLNVVAGHSPKEQHAYGDFLEHDQRFKRTEEFLCICRQLWANTGELDFCGEHYQLFNARVGTPFLSKNQSQPECFIAGSSPQALALAAGQGDTWLSLARLPQEMAGQVDQILSAGKSVAIRLSVICRPTRTQAWAAAEHLVAYGEEDAGVVGAVKTAENIFVQQSDSYGIKQAHQAANSEQSPWLSEILWNGAVNTHGATAIALVGTAEDIAAAIKEYQAIGISQFIFSGWPQLDEMRIFAQRVLPLLK; encoded by the coding sequence ATGCCTAAACATGCAAAAAACAGCTCCGGGCAGCAGGGTATTAAAATTCACTGGCGTCTTTGCCAGGGAGGGGAGCAGCAAGGCAAGTCCTATAAAGACTCCGGTTGCGGATTGCAGCGCACCCGCTATGCCATGGGACAAGAGCAAAATGGCCAGGTGGATTTTGCCCGTCAGCTGGCTTTTGCCTGTGCAGCCGAGGAGTCAGGTATAGATTCCCTGCTGGTGGATTTTAACCTGAAAAAGCCGGATCCGACTCTTCTGGCCCTGGCGCTGGGTATGCAGACGCAGAAGATAAAATTTATTGTCGCCTGCCGCTCCGGGCTGATGGCGCCGGGTTATTTTGTCCAGCAGCTAAATACCTTATCCCAGCTAATGCCCGGGCGCTTCTCGCTCAATGTGGTGGCCGGGCATTCCCCGAAAGAGCAGCATGCCTACGGGGATTTTCTCGAACATGATCAGCGCTTTAAACGCACCGAAGAATTTCTGTGCATTTGCCGCCAGTTGTGGGCTAATACCGGGGAGCTTGACTTTTGCGGCGAACATTACCAGCTGTTTAATGCCAGGGTCGGCACGCCATTTTTATCAAAAAACCAAAGTCAGCCGGAATGTTTTATTGCCGGCAGTTCACCGCAGGCTTTGGCGCTTGCTGCCGGGCAGGGGGATACCTGGCTCAGCCTGGCAAGATTGCCCCAGGAGATGGCAGGGCAAGTCGATCAAATCCTCAGCGCCGGTAAATCGGTGGCGATACGGTTATCGGTGATCTGCAGGCCAACCCGGACCCAGGCCTGGGCCGCGGCAGAGCATTTAGTGGCATACGGTGAGGAAGATGCCGGTGTTGTCGGGGCGGTAAAAACGGCTGAAAATATTTTTGTTCAGCAAAGCGATTCCTATGGCATCAAGCAGGCCCACCAAGCGGCTAATTCAGAGCAATCTCCCTGGCTCAGTGAAATCTTATGGAATGGTGCCGTCAATACCCATGGAGCGACGGCTATCGCCCTGGTGGGCACAGCGGAAGATATTGCCGCCGCGATTAAAGAATATCAGGCAATAGGGATCAGCCAGTTTATTTTTTCCGGCTGGCCCCAGTTAGACGAAATGCGGATTTTTGCCCAGCGGGTGTTGCCTTTACTGAAGTAG